The Panicum virgatum strain AP13 chromosome 5K, P.virgatum_v5, whole genome shotgun sequence genome has a window encoding:
- the LOC120708951 gene encoding integrin-linked protein kinase 1-like isoform X1 → MAANGMKVALHRQVSGGSMKHNAELRRQASLESPRTGRATSRFLFGRQSSMDPNRRRGRSQSPVGASAEELTVPDNLDATMQLLFFACQGDALGVEGLLRSGVDVNSINLDGRTALHIAACEGRRDVVWVLLNWKANIDARDRWGSTAVADAKFYGHTGVYDLLKAHGAKIPKNKRTPMMVSTPGEVPEYELNPGEVQFRRGYEVTPGVYHIAKWNGTKVSVKILDREGCSDQEAANSFRHELTVLEKVRHPNVVQFVGAVTQHIPMMIVSELHEEKDLTACIQKKGKLNGQKVLRYGLDIARGMTYLHQCKPDPIIHCDLKPKNIFLDSGGQLKIAGFGVTRVSKVGADKVKLINHEALVDSFSYHTAPELYRNEAFDSSVDAYSFGFILYEMVEGIVKTPEDSGHSIRFEGARPSLKGKLKGYPPDFKALIEECWHPQAMGRPTFSEIIIRLDKIYAHCAKQGSWKESLKIWFVFRRSKRIKYRSVKSRIHTEL, encoded by the exons ATGGCGGCGAACGGCATGAAGGTGGCGCTGCACCGGCAGGTCTCCGGCGGCTCCATGAAGCACaacgcggagctccggcggcaggCGTCGCTGGAGTCCCCGCGGACTGGGCGGGCCACCAGCCGGTTCCTGTTCGGGCGGCAGTCGTCCATGGACCCgaaccggcggcgcggccggagccAGAGCCCCGTGGGGGCGTCGGCGGAGGAGCTCACCGTGCCGGACAACCTGGACGCCACCATGCAGCTTCTCTTCTTCGCGTGCCAGGGCGACGCGCTCGGGGTCGAGGGCCTGCtgcggagcggcgtcgacgtcaACAGCATCAACCTCGACGGCCGCACCGCGCTTCACATCGCCGCCTGCGAGGGCCGCCGCGACGTCGTCTGGGTGCTGCTCAACTGGAAGGCCAACATCGACGCGCGCGACCGCTGGGGCAGCACG GCAGTAGCTGATGCCAAGTTCTATGGCCACACAGGGGTCTACGATCTCTTGAAAGCCCATGGTGCCAAGATTCCG AAAAACAAGAGGACGCCGATGATGGTATCGACCCCCGGCGAGGTACCGGAGTACGAGTTGAACCCCGGCGAGGTCCAATTCCGGCGAGGCTACGAAGTTACACCG GGCGTGTACCACATTGCGAAATGGAATGGCACCAAGGTTTCCGTAAAGATACTTGACAGAGAAGGCTGCTCCGATCAAGAAGCCGC AAACTCTTTCAGGCATGAGCTGACTGTACTGGAGAAGGTCCGGCACCCTAATGTTGTTCAGTTCGTCGGAGCCGTGACACAGCACATACCTATGATGATTGTTTCTGAACTTCATGAAGAG AAAGACTTAACCGCCTGTATTCAGAAGAAAGGGAAATTAAATGGTCAGAAGGTTCTAAGATATGGCCTTGACATTGCCAG AGGCATGACCTATCTCCATCAGTGCAAACCGGACCCCATTATACACTGCGACCTAAAGCCAAA AAATATCTTCCTGGATAGTGGAGGCCAACTGAAAATTGCGGGATTCGGAGTGACAAGGGTGTCTAAGGTCGGCGCCGACAAAGTTAAATTGATCAATCACGAGGCTCTTGTTGACAGCTTCA GCTACCACACTGCTCCTGAGCTGTACAGAAATGAAGCTTTTGACTCAAGCGTAGATGCCTATTCGTTTGGTTTCATCCTCTATGAG ATGGTCGAAGGAATAGTGAAAACGCCAGAGGATTCAGGACACTCAATCCGGTTCGAGGGGGCGCGGCCATCACTGAAGGGCAAGCTCAAGGGCTATCCCCCAGACTTCAAAGC GCTGATCGAGGAATGCTGGCACCCTCAGGCCATGGGTCGGCCGACCTTCTCGGAGATCATCATCCGGCTGGACAAGATCTACGCCCACTGCGCCAAGCAAGGGAGCTGGAAGGAGTCACTGAAGATTTGGTTTGTATTCCGGCGATCTAAGCGAATTAAGTACCGCTCAGTGAAGAGCAGAATCCACACTGAACTGTGA
- the LOC120708951 gene encoding integrin-linked protein kinase 1-like isoform X2: MAANGMKVALHRQVSGGSMKHNAELRRQASLESPRTGRATSRFLFGRQSSMDPNRRRGRSQSPVGASAEELTVPDNLDATMQLLFFACQGDALGVEGLLRSGVDVNSINLDGRTALHIAACEGRRDVVWVLLNWKANIDARDRWGSTAVADAKFYGHTGVYDLLKAHGAKIPKNKRTPMMVSTPGEVPEYELNPGEVQFRRGYEVTPGVYHIAKWNGTKVSVKILDREGCSDQEAANSFRHELTVLEKVRHPNVVQFVGAVTQHIPMMIVSELHEEKDLTACIQKKGKLNGQKVLRYGLDIARGMTYLHQCKPDPIIHCDLKPKNIFLDSGGQLKIAGFGVTRVSKVGADKVKLINHEALVDSFSYHTAPELYRNEAFDSSVDAYSFGFILYEMVEGIVKTPEDSGHSIRFEGARPSLKGKLKGYPPDFKALIEECWHPQAMGRPTFSEIIIRLDKIYAHCAKQGSWKESLKIWK, from the exons ATGGCGGCGAACGGCATGAAGGTGGCGCTGCACCGGCAGGTCTCCGGCGGCTCCATGAAGCACaacgcggagctccggcggcaggCGTCGCTGGAGTCCCCGCGGACTGGGCGGGCCACCAGCCGGTTCCTGTTCGGGCGGCAGTCGTCCATGGACCCgaaccggcggcgcggccggagccAGAGCCCCGTGGGGGCGTCGGCGGAGGAGCTCACCGTGCCGGACAACCTGGACGCCACCATGCAGCTTCTCTTCTTCGCGTGCCAGGGCGACGCGCTCGGGGTCGAGGGCCTGCtgcggagcggcgtcgacgtcaACAGCATCAACCTCGACGGCCGCACCGCGCTTCACATCGCCGCCTGCGAGGGCCGCCGCGACGTCGTCTGGGTGCTGCTCAACTGGAAGGCCAACATCGACGCGCGCGACCGCTGGGGCAGCACG GCAGTAGCTGATGCCAAGTTCTATGGCCACACAGGGGTCTACGATCTCTTGAAAGCCCATGGTGCCAAGATTCCG AAAAACAAGAGGACGCCGATGATGGTATCGACCCCCGGCGAGGTACCGGAGTACGAGTTGAACCCCGGCGAGGTCCAATTCCGGCGAGGCTACGAAGTTACACCG GGCGTGTACCACATTGCGAAATGGAATGGCACCAAGGTTTCCGTAAAGATACTTGACAGAGAAGGCTGCTCCGATCAAGAAGCCGC AAACTCTTTCAGGCATGAGCTGACTGTACTGGAGAAGGTCCGGCACCCTAATGTTGTTCAGTTCGTCGGAGCCGTGACACAGCACATACCTATGATGATTGTTTCTGAACTTCATGAAGAG AAAGACTTAACCGCCTGTATTCAGAAGAAAGGGAAATTAAATGGTCAGAAGGTTCTAAGATATGGCCTTGACATTGCCAG AGGCATGACCTATCTCCATCAGTGCAAACCGGACCCCATTATACACTGCGACCTAAAGCCAAA AAATATCTTCCTGGATAGTGGAGGCCAACTGAAAATTGCGGGATTCGGAGTGACAAGGGTGTCTAAGGTCGGCGCCGACAAAGTTAAATTGATCAATCACGAGGCTCTTGTTGACAGCTTCA GCTACCACACTGCTCCTGAGCTGTACAGAAATGAAGCTTTTGACTCAAGCGTAGATGCCTATTCGTTTGGTTTCATCCTCTATGAG ATGGTCGAAGGAATAGTGAAAACGCCAGAGGATTCAGGACACTCAATCCGGTTCGAGGGGGCGCGGCCATCACTGAAGGGCAAGCTCAAGGGCTATCCCCCAGACTTCAAAGC GCTGATCGAGGAATGCTGGCACCCTCAGGCCATGGGTCGGCCGACCTTCTCGGAGATCATCATCCGGCTGGACAAGATCTACGCCCACTGCGCCAAGCAAGGGAGCTGGAAGGAGTCACTGAAGATTTG GAAATGA
- the LOC120708952 gene encoding BTB/POZ and TAZ domain-containing protein 3-like, giving the protein MECLKLDSSDFFVEGDAIDSPLDIHLESDSLAATKAVPDHRRYAQLHCSNAPDPPPLPGTSYGARRSSRKAKTCSRVPEEVLDSWDKLFLEGYQADLRVSIDDGTEILSHSCVLGVKSPVLRAMLEDAKLKHGFRCIRISGAPSDAVHVFIRFLYSSRFEQEQMKKHVLHLLVLSHVFSVSSMKTVCIDQLERNFLAPDNVVDILQLAGLCDAPRLSLVCTRMIVGDFKTVSLTDGWKVMRRVNPSLEQELLESLVEADTKRQERAKRIEEKKVYLQLYEAMEALIHICRDGCRTIGPRDQALKGSRAAVCKFPACKGIELLVRHFSTCSVRVPGGCANCKRMWQLLELHSRMCFTPDTCKVPLCRHFKEKMQHLGRKEETKWNLLVCKVLESRGTMGFISARTKFSTLKPDGRSHAAPRLVGPV; this is encoded by the exons ATGGAATGTCTCAAGTTGGATTCCTCAGATTTCTTCGTGGAGGGCGATGCAATCGATAGCCCATTGGATATCCATCTCGAGTCCGATAGCTTGGCAGCCACCAAAGCTGTGCCGGATCATCGCCGGTATGCTCAGCTTCATTGCAGTAATGCCCCGGATCCGCCTCCGCTGCCCGGAACTTCGTATGGCGCGCGGAGGAGTTCTAGGAAGGCGAAGACTTGCAGCCGTGTCCCTGAAGAGGTCCTGGATTCCTGGGACAAGCTATTTTTAGAGGGATACCAGGCTGATCTCCGTGTTTCCATAGATGATGGCACTGAAATTCTGTCGCACTCTTGTGTTCTT GGTGTCAAATCTCCTGTTCTGAGAGCTATGTTGGAAGACGCTAAACTGAAACATGGTTTTCGGTGCATCCGAATTTCTGGTGCGCCTTCAGATGCAGTCCATGTTTTCATCAGATTTCTTTACTCTTCACG TTTTGAGCAGGAACAGATGAAGAAGCATGTTCTGCACTTGCTTGTACTCTCCCATGTTTTCTCGGTTTCATCTATGAAGACGGTTTGCATCGACCAGCTTGAGAGGAATTTCCTTGCACCTGACAACGTTGTAGACATCCTGCAACTTGCCGGATTATGTGACGCGCCCCGGCTCTCCCTCGTCTGTACCCGTATGATCGTTGGGGATTTCAAGACTGTCTCTCTGACAGATGGGTGGAAAGTAATGAGACGGGTCAACCCGAGCCTGGAACAGGAGTTGCTCGAGTCTCTTGTCGAAGCTGATACA AAAAGGCAGGAAAGAGCTAAAAGGATTGAAGAAAAGAAGGTCTATCTGCAACTGTACGAAGCAATGGAGGCTCTAATCCACATATGCCGAGACGGATGCAGGACGATCGGGCCCCGAGACCAAGCGCTCAAGGGCAGCCGAGCAGCCGTCTGCAAGTTCCCAGCCTGTAAGGGCATCGAGCTGCTCGTGCGCCACTTCTCAACCTGCAGCGTTCGGGTGCCTGGTGGCTGTGCAAACTGCAAGCGCATGTGGCAGCTCCTTGAGCTGCATTCTCGCATGTGTTTCACTCCAGACACCTGCAAGGTTCCCCTCTGCAG GCATTTCAAGGAGAAAATGCAGCATCTGGGCCGGAAGGAGGAGACCAAATGGAACCTTTTGGTGTGCAAGGTGCTGGAGAGCAGAGGAACCATGGGTTTTATATCTGCAAGGACAAAGTTCTCAACCCTAAAGCCTGATGGGAGAAGCCACGCGGCTCCTCGCCTTGTGGGACCCGTTTGA